The Thermococcus sp. genomic interval TAAGGCCGTGAAAGGTGAAGTAGTTGCCAACCCCCACCTCCTCGACAGGAGGATATATGGCTACACCGTCGTCGACAGCATAAGGGCCATCCTTGAGATGAGCAGCGAGGAGTTCCTCAAGCTCTACGGCTGGACAACTGAGAGGGCCCTCGTCTTCACGAAGGTCTCAACGGGGAGGAGTCCGATGATAGCGGTCCGCGTCCAAGGGCTTAAGCCAGCTGTAATAGTCCTCCACGGTGTCAAAAAGCTCGACACCTTGGCCGTCAAGCTGGCAGAGCGCGAAAGGGTCCCGCTGGTGGTTTCAAAGGCAAGGGACGAGAACGAGCTGATAGCGGGCCTCAGAAAGCTCGTCGAAAAAACCGAGAGGGAGCTCTAGAGCTCCTTCCTCCTCCAGATCCCTTCCTTGGCAAGCTCGGTGAGCCTGTCCCTTATGTGGACTAAAACGTCGCTCAGGGTTTTCCCGTTGTCGTATTCTTCCACTATTCTCTCAAGCT includes:
- a CDS encoding helix-turn-helix domain-containing protein — translated: MLEKEKEALAKRIAGEITLSSDPGKTMRKWREIFGISQTELAEHLGVSSSVISDYEGGRRKSPGASTIRKFVEALLEIDEKRGGNVIKAFSKTIEGELPTDAILDIREFSLPVTIADVVKAVKGEVVANPHLLDRRIYGYTVVDSIRAILEMSSEEFLKLYGWTTERALVFTKVSTGRSPMIAVRVQGLKPAVIVLHGVKKLDTLAVKLAERERVPLVVSKARDENELIAGLRKLVEKTEREL